One Lentibacillus cibarius DNA window includes the following coding sequences:
- the pruA gene encoding L-glutamate gamma-semialdehyde dehydrogenase codes for MVLPYKHEPFTDLNDEQNRADYKAALKKVESELGKDYPLVIGGEKVYTDDKLVSVNPANKEQVIGRASMATKEHVEKAMDAAKKAFGEWKKRTAEERAEVLFKAAAIARRRKHEISAWMSFEANKPWGQADADTAEGIDFMEYYGRQMMRFGKGREINDRPGENNTFFYQPLGPGVVIPPWNFAFAIVCGTTVGPVVAGNPVLMKPSENTPVIAYKMVEILEEAGLPKGVVNFLPGDPADIGDYLVDHKDTHFINFTGSRATGTRIYKRASEIQEGQTHLKRVVAEMGGKDTIIVDNDADLDLAAKSIVDSAFGFQGQKCSACSRAIIHQDVYDEVLEKSIELAKDISVGNPGEEDIYMGAVVNQKQFDKIKDYIEVGKQEGELAFGGETDDSKGYFVYPTIFKDLDPEARIMQEEIFGPVVGFAKAKDFDELLDIANNTEYALTGAVISNNRAHLNRARYEFEVGNLYFNRGCTGSIVGYQPFGGFKMSGTDAKAGGPDYLLNFLAPKTISESW; via the coding sequence TTGGTATTGCCATACAAACATGAACCATTTACCGACTTAAACGACGAACAAAACCGTGCCGATTACAAAGCCGCTCTTAAAAAAGTTGAGAGTGAATTAGGCAAAGATTATCCGCTAGTTATAGGCGGCGAAAAAGTCTATACTGATGATAAACTTGTATCCGTCAACCCTGCGAATAAAGAACAGGTGATTGGACGAGCATCCATGGCGACAAAGGAACATGTCGAGAAGGCAATGGATGCAGCGAAAAAAGCATTCGGTGAGTGGAAAAAACGGACTGCTGAGGAACGTGCAGAAGTGCTGTTCAAAGCAGCTGCCATTGCGCGTCGCCGCAAACATGAAATTTCCGCATGGATGTCTTTTGAAGCGAACAAGCCATGGGGCCAGGCTGATGCTGATACAGCAGAAGGTATTGACTTCATGGAATACTACGGCCGTCAAATGATGCGTTTTGGCAAGGGTCGTGAAATTAATGATCGTCCTGGCGAGAATAACACATTCTTCTACCAGCCACTTGGTCCCGGTGTCGTGATTCCACCGTGGAACTTCGCGTTTGCGATTGTTTGTGGAACAACGGTCGGACCGGTTGTAGCCGGGAACCCGGTACTGATGAAACCGTCTGAAAACACACCAGTGATTGCTTATAAAATGGTTGAAATTCTGGAAGAGGCCGGCCTGCCAAAAGGCGTTGTCAACTTCTTGCCGGGCGACCCTGCTGACATTGGTGACTATCTCGTTGACCATAAGGACACCCATTTCATCAATTTCACTGGTTCTCGTGCGACGGGTACACGTATCTACAAGCGTGCATCCGAAATACAAGAAGGTCAGACACATCTGAAACGCGTGGTCGCTGAAATGGGCGGTAAAGATACGATTATTGTTGACAACGACGCTGATTTGGATCTTGCAGCAAAGTCGATTGTCGATTCCGCATTCGGGTTCCAAGGACAGAAATGTTCTGCATGCTCCCGCGCCATCATACATCAGGATGTCTATGATGAAGTACTTGAAAAATCAATCGAACTGGCAAAAGATATCTCTGTCGGCAACCCTGGGGAAGAAGATATTTACATGGGTGCAGTCGTCAACCAGAAGCAGTTTGATAAAATCAAGGATTATATTGAAGTAGGCAAACAGGAAGGCGAACTTGCCTTTGGTGGGGAAACAGACGATTCTAAAGGCTACTTTGTGTACCCAACTATCTTCAAAGATCTCGATCCGGAAGCACGCATTATGCAGGAAGAGATTTTTGGTCCGGTTGTCGGTTTCGCTAAAGCAAAAGACTTTGATGAATTATTGGATATCGCCAATAATACCGAGTATGCTTTGACTGGTGCGGTTATTTCTAATAATCGTGCACACTTAAACCGTGCTCGTTATGAGTTTGAAGTGGGCAACCTCTACTTCAACCGTGGCTGCACCGGCTCGATTGTTGGCTATCAGCCGTTTGGTGGATTCAAGATGTCCGGAACCGACGCCAAAGCTGGAGGACCGGATTACCTGCTGAACTTCTTGGCACCGAAAACGATTTCGGAATCCTGGTAA
- the rbsB gene encoding ribose ABC transporter substrate-binding protein RbsB, protein MAKWLKGLGLLTVLILVLGACSTDAPGSSKDKGDSAEGDSDDTVKIGLSVSTLNNPFFVSLRDGAEAAAEKAGHDIVVTDAQDDASTQLSDIEDLLQQNIDVLLVNPVDSEAVVTAIESANDKDVPVITVDRSAADGEVVTHIASDNVSGGEMAGEFIAEKLEESGKLVELQGVPGASATRERGEGFHNIVDSMDGLEVVAQQTANFNRSEGLNVMENIIQGTDVMGAVFAHNDEMALGAVEALKSNGMLEDVLVVGFDATDDARAAVKEGTMDATIAQQPKVIGEKAIDAAGKVAKGNSVDEFIPVELQLVTE, encoded by the coding sequence ATGGCTAAATGGCTAAAAGGATTAGGACTTTTGACAGTGTTAATCCTCGTATTGGGGGCTTGTTCCACGGACGCCCCTGGTTCGTCGAAGGATAAAGGGGACAGTGCAGAAGGGGATTCGGATGATACGGTAAAAATTGGCTTGTCCGTTTCTACGCTAAATAACCCGTTTTTCGTCTCGTTACGTGATGGTGCGGAAGCTGCTGCAGAAAAGGCTGGTCATGACATTGTGGTAACGGATGCACAGGATGATGCCTCTACGCAATTGAGCGACATTGAGGACTTGCTGCAGCAAAATATTGATGTATTATTGGTAAACCCTGTTGATTCTGAGGCTGTTGTAACTGCAATTGAATCGGCAAATGATAAGGATGTGCCAGTAATCACAGTTGACCGTAGTGCAGCTGATGGAGAAGTTGTTACCCACATTGCTTCTGATAACGTATCCGGCGGGGAAATGGCCGGTGAATTCATTGCCGAAAAGCTGGAGGAAAGCGGAAAACTGGTTGAACTTCAGGGGGTACCTGGTGCATCTGCTACAAGAGAACGAGGAGAAGGCTTCCATAATATTGTTGATTCGATGGATGGCCTGGAAGTAGTTGCTCAGCAAACAGCCAACTTTAACCGTTCGGAAGGTTTGAACGTAATGGAGAATATCATCCAGGGTACAGATGTAATGGGTGCTGTATTCGCTCACAATGATGAAATGGCGCTTGGTGCAGTCGAGGCACTTAAATCCAATGGTATGCTAGAAGATGTTCTTGTTGTTGGGTTTGATGCGACAGATGATGCCCGTGCCGCTGTGAAAGAAGGAACCATGGATGCAACCATTGCTCAGCAGCCAAAAGTGATTGGCGAAAAAGCAATTGATGCAGCTGGTAAAGTTGCCAAAGGTAATTCGGTTGATGAATTCATCCCGGTTGAATTGCAATTGGTGACGGAATAG
- a CDS encoding sugar ABC transporter ATP-binding protein, whose amino-acid sequence MTEAPFVEMQGIDKSFSGNQVLKKVNLSIKQGEVHALVGENGAGKSTLIKILTGIHKRDEGTVRLNGKEVHFSHPKEAEQEGIMVIHQELNIIPHLTVAENMFLGKDITYGKSGILNKKEMKKQCMKHLQKLGVSNIHPDDIAGDLSVGKQQMIEIARAISTNAKLIVMDEPTAALTDREIESLFDVVASLKQQGVAIIYISHRMEEIFRICDAITVLRDGEYIGSELITNVNFDSIVKMMVGRELGQRFPERGNTPGDVIFEVNGLARKGMFDDVNFFVRSGEILGIAGLMGAGRSEIMETIFGYAKKQRGTVRLNGKELVIKHPADAIKAGIGFITEDRKSQGLLTEFSIRDNIALTNLKTVSSNGVIASKREMQLVDELMKRLGVKATGPSQETKSLSGGNQQKVVIAKWLGIKPKLLILDEPTRGVDVGAKKEIYSIMNELTESGVAIIMVSSELPEILGVSDRIMVIHEGTVAGIMDREEADQEKIMTAAAGGE is encoded by the coding sequence ATGACAGAAGCACCATTTGTAGAAATGCAGGGGATTGATAAGTCTTTTTCTGGGAACCAGGTACTGAAGAAGGTGAATCTTTCCATTAAGCAAGGAGAGGTTCATGCGTTGGTTGGTGAAAACGGTGCGGGTAAGTCCACGTTGATTAAAATATTGACTGGCATTCATAAACGTGATGAAGGTACGGTTCGATTGAATGGGAAAGAGGTGCATTTTTCCCATCCGAAAGAGGCGGAGCAGGAAGGGATTATGGTCATCCACCAGGAATTGAACATTATCCCGCATCTGACCGTGGCAGAAAACATGTTTCTCGGCAAAGATATTACCTATGGAAAGTCAGGTATCCTGAACAAAAAGGAAATGAAGAAGCAATGTATGAAGCATTTACAGAAACTGGGTGTTTCCAATATTCACCCGGATGACATCGCTGGTGATTTATCGGTCGGAAAACAGCAGATGATTGAAATTGCCCGGGCGATATCCACCAATGCCAAGCTTATTGTAATGGACGAGCCTACTGCTGCGCTGACCGATCGAGAAATCGAGAGTCTATTTGATGTAGTAGCATCCTTAAAGCAGCAGGGCGTAGCGATTATTTATATTTCACACCGAATGGAAGAAATCTTTCGAATCTGTGATGCAATTACGGTGTTGCGAGATGGTGAATATATCGGTTCCGAACTGATTACCAATGTCAATTTTGACTCTATTGTAAAAATGATGGTTGGGCGTGAACTTGGCCAGCGCTTCCCGGAACGGGGCAATACTCCTGGGGACGTTATTTTTGAAGTGAACGGATTGGCTAGAAAAGGGATGTTCGATGATGTAAATTTTTTCGTTCGCTCGGGTGAAATACTCGGTATAGCTGGCTTAATGGGCGCTGGAAGATCTGAAATAATGGAAACGATTTTCGGTTATGCGAAAAAGCAGCGTGGCACGGTTCGCCTAAATGGAAAGGAACTGGTAATTAAACATCCGGCTGACGCGATCAAGGCAGGAATTGGTTTCATTACAGAAGATCGGAAATCCCAAGGGTTACTAACGGAATTTTCTATCCGCGACAATATTGCTTTGACCAATTTGAAAACGGTTTCCAGTAATGGCGTCATTGCATCCAAGAGGGAGATGCAGCTTGTCGATGAATTGATGAAGCGACTTGGTGTAAAGGCGACCGGCCCGAGTCAGGAAACAAAATCATTGAGCGGCGGTAACCAACAGAAAGTGGTCATTGCTAAGTGGCTTGGGATTAAGCCGAAGCTGCTCATCCTGGACGAGCCGACCCGTGGAGTGGACGTTGGTGCCAAAAAAGAAATATATTCCATTATGAATGAACTGACCGAAAGCGGGGTAGCTATTATCATGGTTTCCTCAGAACTGCCGGAAATACTGGGAGTAAGCGACCGCATCATGGTCATCCATGAAGGGACCGTTGCCGGGATAATGGATAGAGAAGAAGCAGATCAGGAGAAGATTATGACTGCTGCAGCAGGAGGTGAATAA
- the rbsD gene encoding D-ribose pyranase yields MKKTGPLNRDVASVLSRMGHTDTIIVADCGLPIPDDTPCIDLSLKLGTPSFSAVLAMIIYHVDIEDLTLAEEIKTNNLSLHRKLCADYQDVPINYMTHEDLKRSVKNAKAVIRTGEATPFANAIVQSGVIF; encoded by the coding sequence ATGAAGAAAACAGGTCCATTAAACCGCGATGTGGCTTCCGTACTATCGAGAATGGGACATACCGATACAATTATTGTCGCCGATTGCGGGCTACCGATTCCGGATGATACGCCTTGCATTGACCTTTCTTTAAAACTCGGGACCCCAAGTTTTTCAGCAGTGCTGGCAATGATTATCTATCACGTGGATATCGAAGACCTGACCTTAGCGGAAGAAATCAAAACAAATAACCTGTCATTGCATCGTAAGCTATGTGCGGACTATCAGGATGTTCCTATCAACTATATGACCCACGAAGATTTAAAGCGGTCTGTGAAAAATGCGAAAGCGGTCATCCGAACAGGGGAAGCAACCCCGTTCGCCAATGCGATTGTGCAATCCGGTGTTATTTTTTAA
- the rbsK gene encoding ribokinase: MNAEPNVCIVGSINMDLTVTTDKIPQQGETVMGSEFFANPGGKGANQAVAAARMGANVHFIGAVGDDAFGEKLLTNFANEGIQTGGVETIPETATGTATIILSDNDNRIIVAPGANHCATPELAERHRSKITGSDVVLLQLEVPMETIVYTVQAAAESGVPVILNPAPYQSLPDSVLQGVHWMTPNELEAKGFAEDPLYDMIQEKLIITRGDKGASFTINGQERHVPGYGIFVMDTTGAGDTFNGALTAEIARGTAMDEAVRMANAAAALSVTKVGAQGGMPTKQEVEAFLQERKASK, from the coding sequence ATGAATGCTGAACCAAATGTATGCATTGTTGGTAGTATAAATATGGACTTGACAGTTACTACCGATAAAATCCCGCAACAGGGTGAAACGGTTATGGGGAGTGAATTTTTTGCAAACCCTGGCGGAAAAGGTGCCAATCAGGCCGTTGCTGCGGCACGTATGGGGGCTAATGTGCATTTCATCGGAGCGGTCGGGGACGACGCGTTTGGTGAAAAGCTATTGACCAATTTTGCGAATGAAGGTATTCAAACAGGCGGAGTGGAGACGATACCGGAAACGGCGACCGGAACAGCGACAATTATCCTGTCAGATAATGATAATCGCATTATCGTTGCACCGGGAGCCAATCATTGTGCAACCCCGGAACTTGCCGAGCGTCACCGCAGTAAGATTACTGGTAGTGACGTCGTGCTCCTCCAATTGGAAGTGCCGATGGAGACGATTGTGTACACGGTGCAAGCAGCAGCAGAAAGCGGTGTCCCGGTCATTCTGAATCCTGCGCCATACCAGTCGTTGCCGGATAGTGTTCTTCAAGGAGTTCACTGGATGACGCCGAATGAACTGGAGGCAAAGGGATTTGCAGAAGATCCGCTTTATGACATGATTCAGGAAAAATTAATCATTACCCGTGGTGATAAAGGTGCTAGTTTTACTATAAATGGACAGGAGCGTCATGTGCCGGGCTATGGGATATTTGTAATGGATACGACAGGTGCTGGCGATACATTCAATGGTGCATTAACCGCAGAGATTGCCCGTGGTACAGCAATGGACGAAGCCGTTCGGATGGCCAATGCCGCAGCAGCCTTATCGGTAACAAAAGTCGGTGCACAAGGTGGTATGCCAACCAAACAGGAAGTGGAAGCATTTTTACAGGAGAGGAAGGCATCAAAATGA
- a CDS encoding LacI family DNA-binding transcriptional regulator, whose amino-acid sequence MATIRDVAKLADVSTATVSRVINGNGYVNAETKRRVTEAIDQLNYVPNDVARSLFKGRSKMIALFVPDITNPFFPAMARAVEDIANQRDFTFVLCNTDNDPAKESAYLNALQQKSADGFIIVSSSISDVQLQEIRVPMVALDRITGRSISSVTVNNRSGSRQAVQYLKSIGCKRIAHICGLEHADNAALRMRGYLDEVMDEDWFHSDYVVSGAYDIDTARTSAMHLLQNYPEVDGIFAGNDLMGVGVLQAAAALRRKVPEDVSVIGFDGITIGETVTPALTTMAQPIYDIGAKAADMVITQIEKGTSAVISEELPVRLIERESTKRKV is encoded by the coding sequence ATGGCAACAATTCGTGATGTCGCAAAGCTTGCTGATGTTTCTACTGCAACAGTCTCCAGGGTCATTAACGGGAATGGTTACGTGAATGCGGAGACAAAGCGGCGGGTAACAGAAGCAATTGATCAACTAAATTACGTACCCAATGATGTGGCCCGGAGTCTCTTTAAAGGGCGTTCCAAAATGATTGCCCTGTTCGTTCCGGATATTACGAATCCGTTTTTTCCGGCAATGGCTCGAGCTGTGGAGGATATTGCAAACCAACGTGATTTTACGTTTGTTCTTTGTAATACGGATAATGATCCTGCGAAGGAAAGCGCCTATCTGAATGCGCTGCAGCAGAAGTCGGCTGATGGGTTTATCATTGTATCGAGTTCGATTTCGGATGTGCAACTGCAAGAGATTAGGGTGCCAATGGTTGCATTAGACCGGATTACTGGTCGGTCTATTTCCTCTGTAACGGTGAATAACCGCAGTGGAAGCAGGCAGGCGGTGCAATACTTGAAGTCGATTGGCTGCAAACGGATTGCTCATATTTGCGGGCTAGAACATGCAGATAATGCGGCACTCCGTATGCGTGGCTACCTTGATGAAGTGATGGATGAGGACTGGTTTCATAGCGACTATGTGGTGTCAGGTGCGTACGATATAGACACAGCACGAACGTCTGCTATGCACCTATTACAGAATTATCCTGAGGTGGATGGTATTTTTGCTGGTAATGATTTAATGGGTGTGGGTGTATTGCAAGCGGCAGCTGCATTGAGAAGAAAGGTGCCTGAGGATGTATCTGTGATTGGTTTTGATGGCATTACGATTGGTGAAACGGTCACACCGGCGCTTACGACGATGGCACAGCCAATTTATGATATTGGGGCAAAGGCTGCAGATATGGTGATTACTCAAATCGAAAAAGGAACTTCTGCCGTTATTTCGGAAGAATTGCCGGTTAGGCTAATTGAACGGGAATCAACAAAGCGAAAGGTGTGA